One genomic window of Luteitalea pratensis includes the following:
- a CDS encoding protein kinase domain-containing protein — MRLTSGDRLGPYEILAPLGAGGMGEVYRARDPRLGREVAIKVLPADRMADAGRRWRFAQEARAASALNHPHIVTIHEIESADGTDFIVMESVPGKTLDALIPKTGMPVAELLRVAIAIADSLATAHGHGIVHRDLKPTNVIVAPPRTIKVVDFGLAELADVGTDGSETLTLPNAPDRSMAGTPPYMSPEQAAGRALDGRSDIFSFGAVLYEMATGRRAFERASVAETLAAVLHEQPRPPRELAPALPEALERIIVRCLKKDPARRFQHASDLQVELEEVRDEAATRAAVTTRRPRRLLLLATAALLVTAVAVVAMVRRWSDTHVPRAVPLTSLAGVVSAPSLSPDGRYVVFTWTGPTQDNQDLYVQQVGAGAPLRLTTDPAADRSASWSPDGRTIAFLRDEPEGPKKQVRVIAPLGGVERQVGGIQPAAPFSGLTLAWCPDSTCVLVSDSPGPGKLDALFAIAIDSGEKRQVTFPPDLVGDVDPVVSPDGRSLIFRRNTTPFTGAFYRVALSDGTVPTGEPVRLTPPLGAGTATWTRDGREIVFSVNRALWRFDAMKGGTPTRLASVGQDGQSPVIAPTDDGRQRLVYLHSVADVNVWGVTVSESGASAVAPPVPAIASTRYDFGPAVSPDGRRLAFVSDRSGDWQVWVAEADGSGAVKLTSMAFRSLPGFLSWSPDGASIAFNADPEGRPDVIVVPARGGRPHILSAQLSNAALPSFSRDGRWIYFRQLKDGEAHVWKMPATGGDAVKVTNAPGGRVLESADGRHLYYVDAMDRPGALWRLPLAGGVPVKVLDGVINGAFDVVERGVYYFERVSVSQTQLQYFDFATRRSTTVARDLGVAGFTVSASPDGRHVYFSRTDALVDELMLVDDFR, encoded by the coding sequence TTGCGACTGACTTCAGGGGATCGCCTCGGACCGTACGAGATCCTCGCCCCGCTGGGTGCCGGCGGCATGGGCGAGGTCTATCGGGCCCGGGATCCGCGCCTCGGTCGCGAAGTCGCGATCAAGGTTCTGCCCGCCGATCGCATGGCGGACGCCGGACGTCGCTGGCGCTTCGCACAGGAGGCCCGGGCAGCCTCCGCCCTCAACCATCCGCACATCGTCACGATCCACGAGATCGAGTCGGCCGACGGCACCGACTTCATCGTCATGGAGTCGGTGCCCGGCAAGACGCTCGATGCGCTCATCCCGAAAACGGGAATGCCGGTGGCCGAACTCCTGCGTGTGGCCATTGCGATCGCCGACTCACTCGCGACCGCCCACGGACACGGGATCGTCCACCGCGATCTCAAACCCACGAACGTCATCGTGGCACCACCCCGCACGATCAAGGTCGTGGATTTCGGGCTGGCGGAGCTCGCCGACGTGGGCACGGACGGGTCGGAGACGCTGACGCTGCCGAACGCACCCGACCGATCGATGGCCGGGACACCGCCGTACATGTCGCCCGAACAGGCGGCGGGACGGGCGCTCGATGGACGCAGCGACATCTTCAGTTTCGGGGCCGTGCTGTACGAGATGGCCACGGGGCGGCGGGCCTTCGAGCGTGCCTCGGTCGCGGAGACGCTCGCCGCGGTGCTGCACGAGCAGCCCCGGCCGCCTCGCGAGCTCGCGCCGGCCCTTCCCGAGGCGCTCGAGCGGATCATCGTGCGCTGCCTCAAGAAGGACCCCGCCCGGCGTTTCCAGCACGCGTCCGACCTGCAGGTCGAGCTCGAGGAAGTGCGAGACGAAGCCGCGACCCGTGCCGCTGTCACGACGCGGCGCCCACGCCGCTTGCTGTTGCTGGCCACGGCGGCCCTCCTGGTGACTGCGGTTGCTGTGGTCGCCATGGTGCGCCGCTGGTCGGACACGCATGTGCCGCGGGCGGTGCCGCTCACGTCGCTCGCCGGAGTCGTGAGCGCGCCATCGCTGTCACCGGATGGCCGATACGTGGTGTTCACCTGGACGGGCCCGACGCAGGACAACCAGGATCTCTACGTGCAACAGGTAGGCGCGGGCGCCCCGCTGCGCCTGACGACGGACCCGGCCGCCGATCGCAGCGCGAGCTGGTCGCCGGACGGGCGCACCATCGCGTTTCTTCGTGACGAGCCCGAGGGACCAAAGAAGCAAGTGCGAGTGATTGCGCCGCTCGGAGGCGTGGAACGTCAGGTGGGAGGCATCCAGCCGGCCGCGCCATTCTCGGGGCTCACCCTTGCGTGGTGCCCGGACTCGACGTGCGTGCTCGTCTCCGATTCCCCGGGCCCGGGGAAGTTGGACGCGCTGTTTGCCATCGCGATCGACAGCGGCGAGAAGCGGCAGGTGACCTTCCCGCCCGACCTGGTCGGCGATGTCGATCCGGTGGTGTCTCCCGACGGCCGGTCATTGATCTTTCGGCGCAACACGACGCCGTTCACCGGAGCGTTCTACCGTGTGGCGCTGAGCGACGGGACCGTTCCCACGGGAGAACCGGTGCGCCTGACGCCGCCGCTGGGCGCGGGCACCGCGACGTGGACGCGGGACGGCCGCGAGATCGTGTTCTCGGTCAACCGCGCCTTGTGGCGATTCGACGCGATGAAGGGCGGCACGCCGACACGTCTGGCCTCCGTTGGCCAGGACGGGCAGAGTCCGGTGATCGCGCCCACAGACGATGGCCGACAACGCCTGGTGTACCTCCACAGTGTCGCGGACGTGAACGTGTGGGGCGTGACGGTGTCCGAGTCCGGTGCGTCGGCCGTGGCCCCGCCCGTGCCGGCAATTGCGTCCACGAGGTACGACTTCGGTCCCGCCGTGTCGCCGGACGGGCGTCGACTGGCGTTCGTGTCGGACCGTTCGGGGGACTGGCAGGTCTGGGTTGCAGAAGCCGACGGTTCCGGTGCCGTCAAGCTGACGTCGATGGCCTTCCGTTCGCTTCCGGGGTTCCTCAGCTGGTCGCCCGATGGCGCGTCGATCGCGTTCAACGCCGATCCCGAGGGACGGCCTGACGTGATCGTCGTGCCGGCACGGGGCGGCAGACCGCACATCCTGAGCGCGCAGCTGTCCAATGCGGCGTTGCCAAGCTTTTCGCGCGACGGTCGGTGGATCTACTTCCGCCAGCTGAAGGACGGTGAGGCGCACGTCTGGAAGATGCCGGCGACCGGCGGAGATGCCGTCAAGGTGACGAACGCTCCGGGTGGGCGGGTCCTCGAATCGGCTGACGGCCGCCACCTCTACTACGTCGACGCGATGGACCGGCCAGGCGCGCTGTGGCGCTTGCCGTTGGCCGGTGGTGTGCCGGTCAAGGTGCTCGATGGCGTGATCAACGGCGCCTTCGACGTGGTCGAACGGGGGGTCTACTACTTCGAGCGGGTTTCCGTCAGCCAGACACAGCTGCAGTACTTCGATTTCGCGACGCGCCGCTCGACGACCGTGGCCCGTGATCTGGGTGTGGCGGGGTTCACCGTGAGCGCGTCTCCGGACGGCCGCCACGTGTATTTCTCGCGAACCGACGCGCTGGTCGACGAACTGATGCTGGTCGACGACTTTCGCTGA
- a CDS encoding FHA domain-containing protein, with translation MADRRFGAFTFHADRRQLVRDGANVHLTPKAFDLLALLIERAPSVVPKPEIHVRLWPDTFVSDATLVGLVKELRRALHDDHQGAIVRTAHRVGYAFADPAQAGAPSKPAFGATCWLESGPRRIPLPEGITMIGRDPDSTFWLDVAGVSRRHAQVVVEHGVASLEDLGSKNGTLVCDNPVRGRVTLRDGDPIQLATECLVFHSSDKGLPTVTQQVEPSRRDNEQNE, from the coding sequence ATGGCGGACCGACGATTCGGCGCGTTCACCTTCCACGCCGACCGCCGTCAGCTCGTGCGCGACGGCGCGAACGTGCACCTCACGCCGAAAGCGTTCGACCTCCTGGCCTTGCTGATCGAGCGGGCGCCATCGGTCGTGCCCAAGCCGGAGATTCACGTGCGCCTGTGGCCCGACACCTTCGTGTCGGATGCGACGCTCGTGGGTCTGGTGAAAGAGCTTCGCCGCGCACTGCACGACGATCACCAGGGCGCGATCGTCCGGACCGCGCATCGTGTCGGCTACGCCTTCGCGGACCCGGCGCAGGCGGGCGCGCCATCGAAACCGGCGTTCGGTGCAACCTGCTGGCTGGAGTCCGGGCCGCGGCGCATCCCGCTGCCGGAGGGGATCACGATGATCGGCCGTGATCCCGATTCGACCTTCTGGCTCGACGTGGCCGGCGTTTCGCGGCGGCACGCGCAGGTCGTGGTCGAGCACGGCGTGGCGTCGCTCGAGGATCTCGGGAGCAAGAACGGCACCCTGGTCTGCGACAACCCGGTCCGAGGGCGAGTCACCCTCCGCGATGGGGACCCGATTCAGCTCGCGACCGAGTGCCTCGTCTTTCACTCTTCCGACAAAGGGCTGCCGACCGTGACCCAGCAGGTGGAGCCATCGCGTCGCGACAACGAGCAGAATGAATGA
- a CDS encoding FitA-like ribbon-helix-helix domain-containing protein encodes MSRMVQVRNVPDALHRKLKARAADAGQTLSDYLLAELERLATRPTRDEMLARLHSRRRVTLKTPAATVIRDERESA; translated from the coding sequence ATGTCACGAATGGTCCAGGTTCGCAACGTGCCGGACGCGCTGCACCGTAAGCTGAAAGCCCGAGCGGCCGATGCCGGACAGACGCTGTCCGACTATCTGCTGGCCGAGTTGGAGCGGCTGGCCACACGTCCCACACGTGACGAGATGCTGGCCAGGCTCCACAGTCGTAGGCGTGTGACGTTGAAGACGCCAGCCGCCACCGTCATCCGCGACGAGCGCGAATCGGCGTGA
- a CDS encoding type II toxin-antitoxin system VapC family toxin, producing the protein MIVVDASAMLEFLLQTALGTRVEARLFRDRDELHAPHLVDVEVLQALRRLVRLGEVSPSRADEVIADLSDLDLHRHAHLDLLARAWKLRDNVSAYDAVYVALAEAMEAAIVTCDGPLAKAGNRIRIELIA; encoded by the coding sequence GTGATCGTCGTCGATGCGTCGGCGATGCTGGAGTTCCTCCTCCAAACTGCGCTTGGCACTCGGGTCGAGGCGCGCCTCTTTCGCGACCGGGACGAGCTTCATGCGCCGCACCTGGTCGACGTGGAGGTGCTTCAAGCCCTGCGACGCCTCGTGCGATTGGGCGAAGTCTCTCCCAGCCGCGCCGACGAGGTGATTGCCGATCTCAGCGACCTCGATCTCCACCGCCACGCGCATCTCGATCTCCTGGCGCGCGCGTGGAAGCTACGAGACAACGTGAGTGCATACGACGCCGTATACGTCGCTCTTGCAGAGGCGATGGAGGCGGCGATCGTCACCTGCGACGGACCGCTCGCCAAGGCTGGTAACCGTATTCGGATCGAGTTGATCGCATGA
- a CDS encoding DMT family transporter, which translates to MSPWTWLLVAGTLEVGWAIGLTYTDGWTRLWPSLATLALLAASMYCLAAAARTLPIGTAYAVWTGIGAAGTAILGMVLLGEPRTAWRLTSLVLILLGVAGLKLAR; encoded by the coding sequence ATGTCTCCGTGGACGTGGCTCCTCGTGGCTGGGACGTTGGAAGTGGGGTGGGCGATCGGGCTCACGTACACGGACGGCTGGACACGGCTGTGGCCGTCACTCGCGACGCTGGCGCTGCTGGCGGCCAGCATGTACTGTCTCGCCGCCGCGGCGCGGACGCTGCCGATCGGCACGGCGTATGCCGTGTGGACAGGCATCGGGGCCGCCGGCACTGCCATCCTCGGCATGGTCCTGCTCGGCGAGCCGCGGACGGCCTGGCGGCTCACCAGCCTTGTGCTGATCCTGCTCGGCGTGGCCGGTCTCAAACTCGCGCGCTGA
- a CDS encoding YraN family protein produces MWIEPGACRPALVRFLQHIMGMAGAHAHHIPPIPVHPRQQLGLDGEAAARAALRSHGYVILAERYRVAHGEVDIVARDDQTIVFIEVKTRRADAYGGGAAAVTWRKQRTIVRVAEAFIARGRLAHLPCRFDVVSVEWPPGEGPRAEIIRGAFDAR; encoded by the coding sequence ATGTGGATTGAGCCCGGCGCGTGCCGGCCGGCGTTGGTAAGGTTCCTGCAACACATCATGGGCATGGCAGGCGCGCATGCCCATCACATCCCACCCATCCCGGTACATCCGCGGCAGCAACTGGGCCTGGACGGCGAAGCCGCGGCACGGGCAGCCCTGCGATCGCATGGCTACGTCATCCTCGCCGAGCGCTACCGCGTCGCCCACGGCGAAGTCGACATCGTCGCTCGCGACGACCAGACGATCGTGTTCATCGAGGTGAAGACGCGCCGGGCCGATGCGTATGGCGGTGGCGCGGCGGCGGTCACGTGGCGCAAGCAGCGGACGATCGTGCGGGTCGCGGAAGCCTTCATCGCCCGCGGCCGGCTCGCGCACCTGCCCTGCCGCTTCGACGTCGTCTCGGTGGAGTGGCCGCCGGGAGAAGGCCCACGTGCCGAGATCATCCGCGGCGCGTTCGACGCCAGATAG
- a CDS encoding sugar phosphate isomerase/epimerase family protein, whose protein sequence is MTDTRPGGAASRRAFLAAGLVAPAAAALAPTGLQAQSPAAAGARHSIKLGAVTYNIAKDWDVPTIIKNFTAAGLDGVELRTTHAHGVEPSLSAAQRAEVRKQFEGSAVKIAGLGTTCEYHSPDPAVVRKNIEETKQWVQLAKDLGCPSVKVRPNGLPKDVPEEKTLEQIGRSIRECAQAATEAGVRIQLEVHGAETQRVPRIVKILTYADRHPGFWLCWNSNPTDLMDGGFDKNFGLLKSRIGQVHMRDLYVEEYPWQRLINNLQDMKFEGYCFAELGDISTDGVRVLKYFRGMFRQFEGIVTPPLTAPNA, encoded by the coding sequence ATGACTGACACCCGTCCCGGCGGCGCCGCGTCGCGCCGCGCCTTCCTCGCCGCAGGCCTCGTGGCCCCGGCGGCCGCGGCCCTCGCTCCCACCGGCCTGCAGGCCCAGTCCCCTGCTGCCGCTGGTGCACGCCACTCGATCAAGCTCGGGGCCGTCACCTACAACATCGCCAAGGACTGGGATGTCCCGACGATCATCAAGAACTTCACCGCCGCCGGGCTCGATGGCGTCGAGTTGCGGACGACCCATGCCCACGGCGTCGAACCGTCGCTGTCGGCCGCGCAGCGCGCCGAGGTGCGCAAGCAGTTCGAAGGCTCGGCCGTGAAGATCGCGGGGCTCGGCACCACCTGCGAGTACCACTCGCCTGACCCGGCAGTCGTGCGGAAGAATATCGAGGAGACCAAGCAGTGGGTGCAACTGGCGAAGGACCTCGGCTGTCCCAGCGTCAAGGTGCGGCCGAATGGCCTCCCCAAGGACGTCCCCGAGGAGAAGACGCTCGAGCAGATCGGCCGCTCGATCCGCGAGTGCGCCCAGGCGGCAACCGAGGCCGGCGTCCGCATCCAGCTCGAGGTGCACGGCGCCGAGACCCAGCGCGTCCCCCGCATCGTCAAGATCCTGACCTACGCGGACCGGCACCCCGGGTTCTGGCTGTGCTGGAACTCGAACCCGACCGACCTGATGGACGGCGGCTTCGACAAGAACTTCGGGCTGCTCAAGTCGCGCATCGGCCAGGTCCACATGCGTGACCTCTACGTCGAGGAGTATCCCTGGCAGCGGCTGATCAACAACCTCCAGGACATGAAGTTCGAGGGGTACTGCTTCGCGGAACTCGGCGACATCTCGACCGACGGCGTGCGCGTCCTCAAGTACTTCCGCGGCATGTTCCGGCAGTTCGAGGGCATCGTCACGCCGCCGCTCACCGCGCCCAACGCCTGA
- a CDS encoding PQQ-binding-like beta-propeller repeat protein yields MPRRLPFLLTIALVALACAHVWTQQRAARVDWRAHGADAAHTQHSPAGIITPANVKRLRVAWTYKTGDGRADNRSQIQCNPIVVDGVLYASSAQLKIFALDADTGTPKWVFDPFARPDGDGPSSLGVNRGVTYWAEAADKRIFMGAGPYLYALNADTGTPIASFGEQGRIDLRLGLDADATGLSVLSNTPGSIYKDLIIVPTRLSEGPGRAAPGHVRAFDVRTGQRRWIFHTIPHPGEAGHDTWPTDAWQRIGAANNWAGMAVDEARGLVFVPTGSAAFDFWGGNRHGANLYANSLLALRADTGERVWHFQFVHHDLWDRDLPTAPVLGTVTKSGRSVDVVMQATKTGELYVFERETGTPLWPIEEVPVPQTTLKGEQSWPTQPRSTLPPIARQEFSADTLTSRTPEARAFVEKQLIGARPFHKWQPPSEEGTVIFPGFDGGAEWGGQAFDPATGTFFVNANNMAWITHMLPIDAARETTQVARGRRHYQVNCVACHGLERKGDPSRTIPGLIDIDKRQPREAVNDVVAYGRGQMPPFTSLPEDVRKDIIAYLFGDAPKEAPKVTDDVQTDIPYIFGGYTRLLDDKGYPGVAPPWGTLTAVDVGAGTIKWQVTLGDRPEARQPKAPPTGTENYGGPAITAGGVLFIGATNDEKFRAFDMRDGKQLWEASLPAGGYATPATYVVDGRQFVVIAAGGGKMGTKSGDTYVAFALPERTAGSRPRPSTR; encoded by the coding sequence ATGCCCCGCCGACTGCCATTCCTGTTGACCATCGCGCTCGTGGCCCTGGCCTGCGCCCACGTCTGGACACAGCAGCGCGCGGCCCGCGTGGACTGGCGTGCGCACGGCGCCGATGCCGCCCACACGCAGCACTCCCCCGCCGGCATCATCACGCCGGCCAACGTCAAGCGCCTGCGTGTCGCCTGGACGTACAAGACCGGCGACGGCCGCGCCGACAACCGCTCGCAGATCCAGTGCAATCCGATCGTGGTGGACGGCGTGCTGTATGCCTCCTCCGCCCAGTTGAAGATCTTCGCCCTCGACGCCGACACCGGGACGCCGAAGTGGGTCTTCGATCCGTTCGCGCGCCCCGACGGCGACGGACCGTCTTCGCTCGGCGTCAATCGCGGCGTGACCTACTGGGCAGAAGCAGCCGACAAGCGCATCTTCATGGGCGCCGGCCCATATCTCTACGCCCTCAACGCGGACACGGGGACACCGATCGCCAGCTTCGGTGAGCAGGGCCGCATCGACTTGCGGCTCGGGCTCGACGCCGATGCCACCGGCCTGTCCGTGCTGTCGAATACGCCCGGCAGCATCTACAAGGACCTGATCATCGTCCCGACACGGCTCTCGGAGGGGCCCGGCCGGGCGGCTCCTGGACACGTGCGGGCCTTCGACGTACGCACGGGTCAGCGCCGTTGGATCTTCCACACGATCCCGCACCCGGGAGAGGCAGGCCATGACACGTGGCCGACTGATGCCTGGCAGCGCATCGGCGCCGCCAACAACTGGGCCGGCATGGCCGTGGACGAGGCGCGTGGACTCGTGTTCGTGCCGACGGGATCGGCCGCCTTCGACTTCTGGGGCGGCAACCGCCACGGCGCCAACCTCTACGCCAACTCGTTGCTTGCCCTCCGCGCAGATACCGGTGAGCGCGTATGGCATTTCCAGTTCGTGCATCACGACCTGTGGGATCGCGACCTCCCCACCGCGCCGGTGCTCGGCACCGTCACCAAGTCCGGCCGCAGCGTCGACGTCGTGATGCAGGCGACCAAGACCGGCGAACTGTACGTGTTCGAGCGTGAGACCGGCACCCCGCTGTGGCCCATCGAGGAGGTACCGGTGCCGCAGACCACGCTCAAGGGCGAGCAGTCGTGGCCGACGCAACCACGTTCGACGCTGCCGCCGATCGCGCGGCAGGAGTTCTCCGCGGACACGCTCACGTCGCGCACACCTGAGGCGCGGGCGTTCGTCGAGAAGCAGTTGATCGGCGCCAGGCCGTTCCACAAGTGGCAGCCGCCGAGTGAGGAAGGGACGGTCATCTTCCCCGGCTTCGATGGCGGCGCGGAGTGGGGCGGCCAGGCGTTCGATCCGGCGACCGGCACGTTCTTTGTCAACGCCAACAACATGGCGTGGATCACGCACATGCTGCCCATCGATGCGGCCAGGGAAACCACGCAGGTGGCACGCGGACGACGGCACTACCAGGTCAACTGCGTGGCATGTCACGGTCTCGAGCGGAAGGGCGATCCGTCGCGCACGATCCCCGGACTCATCGACATCGACAAGCGGCAGCCCCGCGAAGCCGTCAATGATGTCGTCGCGTACGGGCGCGGACAGATGCCGCCGTTCACCTCGCTGCCCGAAGACGTGCGCAAGGACATCATCGCGTACCTGTTCGGTGATGCGCCGAAGGAAGCCCCCAAGGTGACTGACGACGTGCAGACCGACATCCCCTACATCTTCGGCGGCTACACGCGACTGCTGGACGACAAGGGCTACCCGGGCGTCGCGCCGCCATGGGGGACCTTGACCGCCGTCGACGTCGGCGCCGGGACGATCAAGTGGCAAGTCACGCTGGGCGATCGTCCCGAGGCGCGGCAACCGAAGGCCCCGCCGACCGGCACGGAGAACTACGGCGGCCCGGCGATCACCGCCGGGGGCGTGCTGTTCATCGGCGCCACCAACGACGAGAAGTTCCGCGCCTTCGACATGCGCGACGGCAAGCAACTGTGGGAGGCCTCGCTGCCTGCCGGCGGATACGCCACGCCAGCCACCTATGTCGTCGACGGCAGGCAGTTCGTCGTGATCGCCGCCGGCGGCGGCAAGATGGGCACGAAGTCCGGCGACACGTACGTGGCCTTTGCCCTGCCCGAGCGGACGGCCGGCTCGCGTCCGCGTCCATCCACCAGGTGA
- a CDS encoding acyltransferase family protein, translated as MTTTSLESPAAVAPTLGSPVSRPARLQSLDVLRGVTIAAMMLVNKQGNDGGYAALQHVPWHGATPTDWIFPFFLFMVGVALPFSIASRRRQGASNAEILRHAFSRALILFALGMFEKNFPFLSTTLDTVRIPGVLQRIGFCYFAGTALLLYTTRKQQGIIAALLLVGYWVLLAFVPVPGLGVVPMTGEFASQNWAAWVDQLTMGRHLGYGNHTWDANGLLSSLPSIVTLQAGVLAAWILEAGVTVAATWRLVLAGVAGVILGWVWGGFQPPIGLGIIGEPSVTNALVFPINKMLWTSSYVLYTAGLAFLSLATCIWLVDLGRRAVDVPRWTMPFVVLGTNAIFAYLASGLAAKLLHVWTVAASDGTRTSAWGWAQVHVFGALIPSVPLASLVHSSVYALLWIAICGWMYKRRIFLKL; from the coding sequence ATGACCACGACCTCACTCGAGTCTCCCGCTGCCGTAGCCCCCACGCTGGGATCGCCTGTGTCGCGTCCCGCTCGCCTGCAGTCGCTGGACGTGCTGCGTGGCGTGACGATCGCCGCAATGATGCTCGTCAACAAGCAGGGCAACGATGGGGGCTATGCGGCGCTGCAACACGTGCCGTGGCACGGCGCGACACCGACCGACTGGATCTTCCCGTTCTTCCTGTTCATGGTCGGAGTTGCCCTCCCCTTCTCGATTGCCAGCCGCCGGCGTCAGGGCGCATCCAACGCGGAGATCCTGAGGCACGCCTTCTCGCGTGCGCTGATCCTGTTCGCGCTTGGCATGTTCGAGAAGAACTTCCCGTTCCTCTCCACCACGCTGGACACGGTGCGCATTCCTGGCGTGCTGCAGCGGATCGGCTTCTGCTACTTCGCCGGCACCGCCTTGCTGCTCTACACGACGCGCAAGCAGCAGGGCATCATCGCGGCGCTGCTCCTGGTCGGCTACTGGGTGCTACTGGCGTTCGTTCCTGTGCCGGGCCTTGGCGTGGTGCCGATGACAGGCGAGTTCGCGTCGCAGAACTGGGCCGCCTGGGTCGACCAGCTCACGATGGGCCGTCATCTCGGTTACGGCAATCACACGTGGGACGCCAACGGGCTGCTCTCGTCACTGCCGTCGATCGTCACCTTGCAGGCCGGCGTGCTGGCCGCGTGGATCCTGGAGGCGGGCGTCACCGTTGCGGCAACATGGCGCCTCGTGCTCGCAGGCGTGGCCGGCGTGATTCTCGGGTGGGTCTGGGGTGGGTTCCAGCCGCCGATCGGGCTCGGCATCATCGGCGAGCCGAGCGTCACCAATGCGCTCGTATTCCCCATCAACAAGATGCTGTGGACGAGCAGCTACGTGCTCTACACGGCCGGTCTGGCGTTCCTGTCGCTTGCAACATGCATCTGGCTCGTGGACCTGGGGCGCCGTGCCGTCGACGTCCCGCGCTGGACGATGCCGTTCGTGGTGCTGGGGACCAACGCCATCTTCGCGTACCTGGCGTCCGGCCTGGCGGCCAAGCTGCTCCACGTGTGGACGGTCGCCGCGAGCGATGGCACCCGCACTTCCGCGTGGGGCTGGGCACAGGTGCACGTCTTCGGGGCACTCATCCCTTCGGTGCCGCTCGCGTCACTCGTGCACTCGAGTGTCTACGCGCTGCTGTGGATCGCGATCTGTGGCTGGATGTACAAACGCCGGATCTTCCTGAAGCTGTGA
- a CDS encoding acetyl ornithine aminotransferase family protein, whose protein sequence is MSTLPQVPHFQTSLPGPNAKAIITRDGIVVSPSYTRGYPFVIARGEGSMVEDVDGNVFLDCAAGIAVNSTGHSHPDVVAAIVDQAGRYLHMSGTDFYYELQVQLAEVLSEIAPMPGPCRSFFGNSGAEANEAAIKLARYHSKRPFLIAFMGSFHGRTLGALSLTASRAVQRKGFGPVTAPGVFHVPYPDVYRAGPGAVEQSLEFLEERTFVHLVAPDEVAAIVVEPIQGEGGYLVPPPEFLQRLRELADRHGILLIVDEVQAGMGRTGRMFATEHSGVQPDIITMAKGIASGLPLGVATARAGLMDWTPGAHASTFGGNPISCAAALTTIRLLREQLVANAADVGGYLLEGLRELQHKHAIIGDVRGKGLMIGIELVQDRITKVRATVERDRVVDAAFARGLLILGAGRNTLRLSPPLVLTRAQACIAIDILDESIAAVAHAAL, encoded by the coding sequence ATGAGCACGCTGCCGCAAGTGCCGCACTTCCAGACATCCTTGCCCGGGCCAAACGCGAAGGCGATCATCACGCGCGACGGCATCGTCGTCTCGCCGTCGTACACGCGCGGTTATCCCTTCGTCATCGCGCGTGGCGAGGGGTCGATGGTGGAGGACGTCGACGGCAACGTGTTCCTCGATTGCGCTGCCGGCATCGCGGTGAACTCGACCGGGCACTCGCACCCGGACGTCGTCGCCGCGATCGTCGACCAGGCGGGTCGCTACCTGCACATGTCCGGAACCGACTTCTACTACGAACTGCAGGTGCAGCTCGCCGAGGTGCTGTCGGAGATTGCGCCGATGCCGGGCCCGTGCCGGTCGTTCTTCGGCAACTCCGGTGCGGAGGCCAACGAGGCGGCGATCAAGCTGGCGCGCTATCACTCGAAGCGCCCGTTCCTCATCGCGTTCATGGGCTCCTTCCACGGCCGGACGCTGGGAGCGCTGTCGCTCACGGCGAGCCGCGCCGTGCAGCGCAAGGGCTTCGGGCCGGTGACCGCACCCGGTGTGTTCCACGTGCCGTATCCCGACGTCTATCGCGCCGGTCCAGGCGCGGTGGAGCAGTCGCTCGAGTTCCTCGAGGAACGGACCTTCGTGCACCTGGTGGCGCCCGACGAGGTGGCGGCGATCGTCGTCGAGCCGATCCAGGGGGAGGGCGGGTATCTCGTGCCGCCGCCCGAGTTCCTGCAGCGACTGCGGGAGCTAGCCGATCGCCACGGCATCCTGCTGATCGTCGACGAGGTGCAGGCCGGCATGGGGCGCACGGGCCGCATGTTCGCGACCGAGCACAGCGGTGTGCAGCCCGACATCATCACGATGGCCAAGGGGATTGCATCGGGCCTGCCGCTCGGCGTGGCGACTGCGCGGGCCGGCCTGATGGACTGGACCCCCGGCGCGCACGCCAGCACCTTCGGCGGCAATCCCATCTCCTGCGCAGCGGCGTTGACGACGATCCGGCTGCTGCGGGAACAGCTCGTGGCCAACGCGGCCGACGTCGGTGGCTACCTGCTCGAGGGCCTGCGCGAGTTGCAGCACAAGCACGCGATCATCGGCGACGTCCGCGGCAAGGGCCTGATGATCGGCATCGAACTCGTGCAGGATCGGATCACCAAGGTGCGTGCCACGGTCGAGCGCGACCGCGTCGTCGACGCAGCGTTCGCGCGAGGGCTGCTCATCCTTGGCGCAGGGCGCAACACGCTGCGCCTGTCACCGCCGCTCGTCCTCACGCGGGCACAGGCGTGCATCGCCATCGACATCCTCGACGAGTCGATCGCCGCCGTGGCCCACGCCGCGTTGTGA